cttttctttacctttttttagGATTTTGTACAAGGATAATGATATCACTTATAAATacagcagttttacttctttctatcCACTCAGGATGATGCTTTTTTTTAGATGAATTACATTAACAGGTTTCTGTGATATAAGTTACACACTAGCAGAAAGCATTTGAAAGCATATAGTTATCAAAGAACtactattcagaatatataaattatcccaaaacttaagaaaaactcaacaacagaataaaaaataaaaaagtgttttgaacagacacttcatcaaagaatatatacacattgaaaatgaatacatgaaaatatactAGTCCTCAATAGGCATTAggtgaatgcaaattaaaatcttaATATAGATACTTGTTACATGTCCATTAGAATGGCTCCCGTAGGTAAGACTCAAGAAAGTTTGGGAATGACCCTAATGTTGAACTTCCATGAGATTTTATCTCTCAATCTAGTCCATGGTCAATCCCCAACAATTAGTCAAATACTCTTTAGTTTTCCTATCCATAACTAACTCCCGCTGTGGTTTCTCCTCCTGGAAAAAtatgtatatctgtatatattaatTTACCTTACATTCATTGTGCTCAGAGATCTCTATGCTTgtcttcattaaaatttattgagtttttattCCCCTAACAATGATCACCTAAAAATAATCTCTCTCCAttcaaaaatacatattctttgaTTGTTGCatgtataattttatatacatCTCAAGATGGCTACATGTACTTTTGAGTTTTGCTCTTCTATCATTTATTACTTACTGATGTATTGCCTGCTTTACTTAATAATTAATAAAGGATATTTTAATTCATCCATGGtgaatttatctgtttctttgtgtgttttatcTGGTGTTGCTAGGTCTATATTGAGACTACATTATTAAGTACTTCTATCAGTCAGGCTCTTACAGCAAAAGTGTAGAGCCAACTACTGTAATGGCAtataagaaattatatttggtggCTCTTCATCTTACCCAGGTGAATCATGAGTTCCCCTTTTGAGTGACCACTCCCTCTGGGTCACAACAAAGGCAAATATCTGGgacccattttttctttctccccctgCTCCAGAGACCTCTCAGGAACCTAGGTTAGGTGTAGCTCTGGGACCCTCTGCAGCCTTCATTCTCCTTTCTCACCCTCCAGGCACTTTTAACTAATAAAGGTGTCTTTTCATGTATGCTGACTGGATATCTGTGTTTGCAGCTCATCACTCAAAGAACTTCCACACAACATCCAAAATAACTACCTTTAATTACCTTCTTAAATGTGTGTATTTGCAATAGCTGTGGACAGCTGAAAGAAAAGCACAAGGAATGTGCACTACCTGAGGGCTAGTAAGAGTGGGAATCTGACATCTATTAAATTGAACATAGCTCAAGTGGGTTGAGGAGGAATGGAAATGGGTGTTGAAAAAGGATAAATtaacataaagtaaaataaagtataaGAGGGACTTTACCTGGACCCATGAGAATTGTTTTCTCTGAACTAACAGCTAAAGATTATGTCAATCTCTTATGTTTAGGTTCTATTGACACTCTGACTCTCTCCaccccagaagaaaagagaaagacaaagaaagcaaatcaaagaaatctaaaaaaaaaaaaaaaaaagtaaaaaaattgatTATGCTTTGTGATGTTTTCCTAATTCTAACCACCATTATCCTGGTATTAGCTGATAGCTAGTAACACGAAATCAATCTCAATAACACAAAGCATAATATAAGCAAAAGAAGTAAAAGCTTTAAAAAGCCCATATGACCACTATAATAGAATGGgctttatttctgtatttttgcaGGTATAATTAAGTACACATGCATTGGCTTCTGTATAGTGCCCATGGGAGTTTGTCTCTCTGGGTCAACTCCTGTGCCTTTTAATGCAAGGTATTCCCAGGAAAACTTTCCTACATGACTCTTTTGGATGGAAGATTCATGGAAGTCAGAGACCTTCTGTATCTTTTTGCTGCTTTCATGACACAAAAATCACAGAGAAGTAAAAGGACCTAGCTGGAAAGATATCTGGCCATTCTAAAGAAATGTTGCAGAAGTGAGTTTACTGgttacaatgtgtgtgtgtgtgtgtgtgtgtgtgtgtgtgtgtgtgtgtgtgtttgtgtttgtataAAACTTTGGGTCTAAATTACCTGAAATCCAAACAactctttatagaaaaatttcatCTTAGTAAATTCAAATTTTAAGTAaagtttttgtacattttttgctAATTGAGGTGAAGATGAACTGAGTGAGCATATGAAgtatctagcacagtgcctagaatGTATTATTGCTCAATTTATGGCATCTAAACATATTACATGAAATCCACCAAATAATTAAGTCCATTATTGTCCCTTtcacaatttttctttattatagataTTATAAACAGTCAAAGAAACTGACTGAAATTCTAGATGTATTTGGCATAGATGGAGTTTGACATAACCCATATCCTCTTCTGAATATAGTCATAATTCCCTCTTCTCAACAGTCTTATTTCAGTGttttttcacctttcaaattggagTTGCCATGCTCTTAAATGCAATTCTTAACAGAATCTTCAGTATGGTTTAAATTGTAAAAATGAAAGGACTTTTAGAAGAGAGCCTTATCtgaaatacaatttaaaagaGGGTTAAAAATTCTCTTCAAGAACTCTGCATATAATCACACACACATGTTTGtgggtatgtatgtgtatgtgtgaaagagagagaaaggtgtgtgtgtatgtgtgtgtgtgagagagagagagaggtgtgtatgtgtgaaacagagagagagagaggagggagagagaggattgATATGCATATAAGCAGAGGGAGTTTTTAGAGGATTAGAAAAAGACCATGAACTATTTAAGGATGGTTCTAAGGATCCAGGAAAACTTCAGGGCAAGGGTACTTTTTCAGAGGATTCCTAGTAAACACTGTATGGATAATGCTTTGAAGAATCTTTTACTGAATTGATCTGTGTTTCTCCAACAGATGTTCAAGCATTTTAAGGGCAACGGGAGTATATCCATGTGTTTCGATATGCCAAGTCTTGCATCGATATTGGGGAAATATTCTGCACAATGAGTTTAGTTTCAACAGTTTAATTCTGTAGTTTTTCTGCAGTTTTGTTCTACATTCTTTATGTAAAATTTTCACTAGATCCCTCTTTAACATCAGATTTTTCACATGCACTGAAAACAGGTGTGGATAATCTCAATTTATAAAGAAGTCTTTTAAGCTGTATTTTGAACCCAGAATAAACTATACAAGCCCATACACTTTTCTTTATACTTAATATTTGTGTACCATGAATTCTTCTAGCTCTTCTCTTCTGCACAACATAAAATAACAGACATACCAATTACATTTCACCACACAACAGTTTGTTcctaatcaaaatattttcagggaGGCTGTTCTGTGGACTTTACTTAGGTTAGAAtcagaagactttttaaaatatattctttacatggacttcatttctttgcttttggcAGAAGGTAAATAAATCAAATATCACTAGTTCCAATCCCCAAGTGAGTAGGAAATCTTAAAATGAATGTGTAGTAATAGCATGGTAGAAGTTATGAGGACACTAAGAAAGGAGGCTCATCCTTGTGATTGTTAGACTAAGGACCTGTACCCTACATCATGTTGCTACCTCActgtaatggggaaaaaaaaaaaaacaaaaacaattcacTGGAGGTAACATTTTTTAGTCACACCATAATTTTGATGAGGAGATATAGTTTCAACATATGAGCTCCCTTCTCCAAGATCCACTGCATCTCAATGTCTACACTAATGGAAATATAAGTGTAGACCTGTTAGCAGGTCATTTTTCATCTCATTAGTTCCTTCAACATGGCAATGGAAAACAATTAGTGCCTTCAGAATaatcaggaaaaatgaaaagcttTCTTATAATAAtaccctattttcaaatattcagaaaGCCAACAATGGCTGCTTTGATTTTGCAATTACATCTTATACATGTCTTGAACATGAACCAAACATTCCAAGCAGAAATTTCACAGAAATGGTAGCAACTGATTCATGTTATTTCTCTTATATGATTAAGAGacttgatttttataaaatttaaggaataaataataagTTTAACTGAATGTATTGAGTTTAATTTGAGATTGAggctgtgttaaaaaaaaatgatatatagcATAGTGAAGGGGAGGGAATTGCTTATATATCCACAGGGAGTTAGTGGAAAGATAAAGACCACTTTTCTTTACAGAGATAGGAAACATCTGGAATTCTTTTGGCCTGTGGATAACGTAAAATAGCTGCAAAGAGCATGGAAGCTGGCATCATATAAAGGTTCATTACTGGAGACTGCTACTTAATATCTTAATGATTTGGTGTAATTAATTGAACAGTTcttgcttcaatttcctcatatgtaaaatgagtaTAAGAACAGTAACTACTTATTCATTGGGTTGTTATGGAACTTTTGTGCAAATAAATTACTTGTTAAAGTGCCAGGAATCAAATATGCTCTCATTAAATACCATCTGACTTGTAAATAATACCCTAATCTGCAAAGCATTTAAAAGATTAATCCTGAAATAAAACCACTATGACCTCTGTCATGCCTCAATTTATCAATCTACAATGTTAAAAAAGTTATCAATCTTTAATATTAATCTCTGTATTGTTTCAGATAGATAATACTCTGTACTCTGAACTCACCTCATCTTCATGGAAAATCAGAGCAATGTGACTGAATTTGTCTTCTTGGGGATGTGGAAGAATAAGCAAATAGAGCTACTGTTCTGTTTCTTGTTTCTGCTCTGTTACTTGGCAATCTTAATGGGGAACTTCATCATCTTACACACAATCACCTGCAGTCATCTAATCAAACAGCCGATGTACTACCTCCTCTGCCACCTCTCCCTCATGGACCTCTCCTTCACCACGACTGTGGTTCCCCGGCTAATTAGAGACTTAgcttcagaaagaaaaatcatttattttaatgactgcatGACCCAGCTCTTCAGCTTCCACTTGCTGGGAAGTGCAGAAGTATTAATCTTGGTGTCCATGGCTTTTGACCGCTATGTTGCCATTGTCAAGCCCCTGCACTACATGGTCATCATGAACCGGCAGAGGTGCAACATGCTTATTGTCGTGGCCTGGAGTGTGGGCTTTTGGCATTCTACTACTCTACTGCTCATGGTCCTCCATTTACCGTTCTGTGGCCCTAATCAGATCAATCACTACATGTGTGATGTGAATCCTCTTTTGAAACTGGTCTGCAAAGATATTCACATTGTTAATATCTTAGCTATAGTCAATTCAGGGATTGTGTTGATTGTAGTTTTTCTGGTCTTGGTGGCTTCTTACATAAACATATTGTACCATCTTAGGACACACTCCTCTGCAGGGAGACGCAAAGCTCTCTCAACCTGTAGCTCTCACATAAtggttgtagttttgttttttgtgcccTGTATCTATACCTATACTTCACCTGCTGGTAGTGAGAACAAGGATAAGGAAATCTCTGTGTTTTACACTGTGATTTCTCCCATGTTAAATCCTCTCATTTATTCCCTGAGAAATGTGGAGATGAAAAATGCCATGCAGAAGGTATGGTCTCATATGGAAcattcaaaatgaaaatcaataaacTGATATCCATGCATTTCCAATCTTATATTTTTGGGATAGCTATCATGAAAGACATTGTAGAAAGTATTTAGTCTTTGACAGTTGTAGTAAATGATCTCTGAATTTACATAagccaaaaaaaatcaaattacttTTATTCACAAAGCAATCTCACCTGAGAGGGCCCAACAAGTTACTGGTATAACCTTTTGGATTTAAAGTAAGCCAGAAATAATTTCTAAAGTAAAATGTTAATccaaaaattcatatggaaactATTTTCCTTGGGGTAAAATCAAGCCTTCTCACATTTTAATCAGAAATCTTCCCAAATTGGTCCAAATCTACCTTGCTAATCTTAGAACCCACTACAGTGGACGAAAGTATGGTTTTACACGATGATAATAGGTTTTCCATTCAAGGTGACATGGTTCAAATACTGTCAATATTTAATCTTTGGTCTTGGGAACTTGCTTAATTTTGGTGAGTTTCAATTTTTGAACTACCAATAAAAACagggtaattttatgttttgtgacGATGTAAGACTGTGTGGGCTAAGACACAATATTTTAGCATGGTATGTGGCATAATAGAAATTGATGTTAAAGTCTCTTCCTATTACccctttttcatttgctttcctttGCTAGGATGATGTAACAGCTACACTGGACATTATATTCTTCAATCTTGCTTCACAATCTCTTACACTTCTGGGTTTATTTATGCTCCTTCCTCTGCTAAACATATCTCTTCCTCTAAACTGATGGTCCATGTCTTACCTATGATTCACACTCCCTCATGTACCTTATTATTCAGCATTATTTTGAAGAACCATCAACACAcaaagttatttcttttttctcaccTGTTCTTACTTTGCGATTTATATATAAGTTCATCCTATTTCAAATTATACAGTAGTGTTTATTCTTTATGTAGTATGTTTTCCCAATTTGGCTGAGTTATATATTATATGCTAGATctcttttatgtttgtttgtttctttctttttcttagcaaTGTTGCAGGCAGAaaataagatataaataaatgctgACTTAATTGAATTCAAAGATACAGGCTCTTTTTTTTTGCAACAATTCTCACATATACAGAATATCCTTTACACCAATTAATCTatgcattaaaatgaaaaaatgtgataTTTGAAATGCCAAAAATTATAGTATAGCCATAAGTATCTGTCAAGTATATGATGGAATCTTACACCATCAGCACCTatgatatcttttcatttattttctgcatcATGGGGGCCACTACTTGTTCTCATATGTCATAAGCCTCATAACCCAGTCTCATCCTTGTGCATTGGTTCCCATTTTTCGAGACATTTCTCTGTATCCAGGCACTTGACTCTTCTCAACAGAATTACTGCATTACTTTCACACAGCAAATTTCTGATTGAGTTATTCCTGCCTTGAAGTCAGTGGGAGGTCCAGAAGAAACAGTGACAATAATGTTCCTCTTTAGTGCCAGGAACTCCTCTTTTGATATTTCAATTCTGGGTGCTTTTCATACATACAGCAAAGCATTTATTTTCCCCTCACAGCCATGGAATCCTCTGGAATATTAAGGGAAAAACCTTCCATCCATTCCAATTGAATAAATTCTGACTAGTTAATTATTCATAGCCCAGTTTGATTTAGTTTAATATAGTATTTCTTACTGGAAGTATGTGGATTTTTTAGTAAAGAAAGCTGTCCTTGGGAGTGTGGGACTGTGTGTCTGTGCGTATGGCATGGGAGGACTTGAGGTGGGATCAGGTGAATGACCATCCCAGCagagaaaattttattctacAGAAGCctcttattatcatttttaaagggTCAACTAGTTTTATTgacagaatatataatgaaagtATATATTAATTCCATACCCAAAACCAATTGTTCTAATATTAACACTCTATTTAGCAGTAGTTCTTTCTGACATTCATTTTCTAGACCTGAGCACAATTTTAATGATGTTCTGCATAAACAGTTGTCAAATGAATGTATAGAATAATTTGATCAATACTTTTGCTAACCATGTGGATGTGAAGCAGAGTAATTCAGAAAAAATTTGGATccaaaatttataattaaaaaattttgcccATTAAGATATGATTTTttggatttaaaatattaaagtccACTATACCAAATTTTAAAGGAATCACTTAACTCAGCTAATAAACACTCACAATGCACAGGCCCATTATGTAAGCCCTAAGGTATTCAGAAATCACCAGACCTGAAGATGATTAGAAATAATGAGTGGTGCTTAAGGGAAGATTGGAGGCCAAAGTAGGTTGTAAGTGACACAGTTCTATGTGACTCTCTGCCTGGGTCACTCTCCTCCTTGGCATCACTCCTTTATTCATACTTGCATCTATCTCTACACTTCTGTTGAGTATGCTATATTAATATTCTCTTAAAGATCTTGAAAGACCTATGATTATTGTCACAATATAGCCTAGATATTTCAAATTGATcttattttcaataattattttctttatataaaccATAACTTTCTCAGAATTTGATTTCACTAAATGTCTCTTGGAgtatttttttcatctgaaaatgcACCAAAGAGTCTTATTTTACTTCTGTCCtagtttttttattgtaaaatgagCTATCATCTGAATTGTGTACACTGTCAGGAAAATTGGACTAGTAGCTGTTTTTTCTTGCCCTCTTTATTCAAGGAATTTGGAGTATATCAGATGAATAAACAGGGTCTTTATACTAGGCTCACAATTTAGTTCAACTCATATAATATTACTGACTAGCATACATGCTCACTTAAAAGGGCCATGATGTGCAGGGTGCATTATGGAAATGAGTTTAAAAATTGGGGTCAGAAAGAACTCTTTACCATAGTCTAGTGATCATGAACATAAATCACAAAAGTTCCATTTTAATTCTTTGCATATATAATTCTAAATGTGCCATATTTGATTGTATAGTTGATTCCATTACTAGGATTTCAGAGAATTTATGTACCATCCCCAGAATTGTGAGGCAATATGGCTAAGTAGAGGTTGTATCTAGCTCTTCTACTTTGAAgttcaatttttattctctgtgctGCATTGTTTCTGGTAATAGCAGCAGTTCTGTCTGTGGTAATAACTGAGTTATTGAAACACAGTGTTTGCTTCTCTCATCAGCTAGGGCCACCTTTTGATCAGGTGGTAGAGAGAGAGATTGGTGATTTTCTGTCTTACGTTTTCACTGTGGTCCTGCCAGAGTGTTCTTGTTGAGGAGTGAGGGTATGCTCTGAGTTCACTTTTTTCCCAAATGGATGAAAGAAGTTTGGAAAGTCCAGTGACCTACTTCCAGTCTCTAAATATCCTCAAAATCTAGCAATGGTTCTACACCTTCTGATGCATATGACTTTGAGACTGgattctcaatttcttttagcattctATTCCCCAaactttttaactcttttttgcATTGCTTTCCTTACACTTATTTATTTTCACCTCCCTAATATTGAAAACTATGTGACAAATTTATGATATAAAATGAGTAAGTTGATTCCACTGTACCACAATTACACCTAAAACATAAGAATAGGCTGGACATGATACTTTATTTAAacctatttccttttttcccaatGCTGAAAATTTTTACCAGGTCAAGGCTTTCTTGATGGCTCCatttttcatagaaaaatattattaaatgcaCCTCCTTAAGCCCCCATTAAATATACTTCTCTCAGGTACTTCCTCTAATTCATCTAGCTTAACAAACTATAATTTAATTAATCTGTAGATTAAAAAATCTGTAGAGATTTACACGTGAGCATCTTTGGTTCCATTGCAAATGGGCTTGTAGAgtgttatttccagttttcctcACATGTCCAATTTGTAAGTTTCTGGTTCCATGTGCCTCATCCAAGAGGATGCATGTTAGAAAGAACACTGAAGTTATTGTTTTGGTGCCTGAAACTTAAATGGATATGAAATCTCATTTTAAGTCCAAAGGTAACACATTTCTTACTCTTTGAGCTTAATTTGCTCATCTCTaggtcaatgcaatcccaaacaacaTGGAAAGGGGGataaattgttataaatttataaactGATTTTgacatttatatggaaatgcaatggTTCTAGATTAGATCCCATACTTTCAAATAGAGCAAATTTGGATAATTTATACTACATGATATCAAGGTATACTATAAGGCTATGGTGACCAAAATGCTTTGCTATTTAATAAATATAGGCAAATAGTCAACAGAACAGACTAGAAACATAGTAGTAGAACTGCACATCTATGCTCAACTAATCTAAACAAATTTCTGTATGTAATTCAGTAGAAAAagaatagttttttcaacaaatggtgatggaaCAATTGGACATTCATAGGGgcaaaaaatgaaatttgttctatacctCATACATTgcagaaaattaattaaaaatgaagtttatacatatatttaaagtagaaaattataaaagatttacaatagcaaaaaggGATATACATATTTCTGACTTTgaattaggtaaaaaaaaaagtccttaaaCACAATACCAAAGGTATGATCcttaaaagataaagataaagaaaaagataaattggagcTCATTCAAATTTAAACTTTTGCAGTACAAGTTGAGATGACCAGAAATGAATTCAGGATCAAGTTGATGTTTCACATTGCACACAAGCAACCTGCATACATTTCTAGGGAGTATAcaggtgtgtgtgtttgcagAGGGAGGAGAGTATAAGGTATGAACAGCTATCTCCTTCTGTATATTAATACATGTGACCTTGGGTGAAGAGTGGTCAACCTCAGGCATTACGGTTAAGTGGACAACTAGTCAAACACTAGATTCTTATAACCTTCTTTCAGAAGTGCTAGAATCCTCCATTCTCAGGTTCACTTAACTTTCAAAGCCAGCAGACAAGATTTAAACTTAGAATTAACCAAATCTCTCACTTAAAGAAAGACACAGAATCCTGttctgctgctttctagctgtttAAGCTAGGTTTTAACCTCTAGGGGCTTCGGTGTCCTTGTCTGAATTATATAGCtcataaaacttattaaaaaatatgcattattttgATGATTAATTGATATAATGAACTTAAAGTGCTtgatattttcttaataaattgttattattataattattttttctaagtaGGTTAATCTGAACCAGGTGGGTACTGTAAAGTCCTGAGTTCCTGAAATTTTAAATGTCTGAGACAACTTTAATGTATGGTTTTGTGcatggaagagagagggaaatttgtacatggaagagagggaaaaaattttggtaagTGCCTTGGTGCTGATCCTCTACGACCTGCACCAATCCAGTGACGGGTGAAAGAACCACATGGTTAACAGGATAAAGCATTGTTACTCTTGAGTCCCAATTTCCtatgacatttttattatgtTCCTACTTAATGTTATGACCTTTAAACCTGATATGCATATGGAGaacagtttgttcttttttctttcttatcttttgcaCCCCATTCCCCAACAATCTACTTGAGCAATGTTAGTCCATGGCAATAAATAATTTGGTTCTGGTTGATTTTGCAGGTCACTGATTTTATTCATCTACCTCTACACACCTAGATTACTCTTGATCATGATACATATTGGATAGTAAATTCATATCTTTGTTTCTCCATCCTTCCTTATCTCAG
This genomic stretch from Choloepus didactylus isolate mChoDid1 chromosome 6, mChoDid1.pri, whole genome shotgun sequence harbors:
- the LOC119535687 gene encoding olfactory receptor 4P4-like, giving the protein MENQSNVTEFVFLGMWKNKQIELLFCFLFLLCYLAILMGNFIILHTITCSHLIKQPMYYLLCHLSLMDLSFTTTVVPRLIRDLASERKIIYFNDCMTQLFSFHLLGSAEVLILVSMAFDRYVAIVKPLHYMVIMNRQRCNMLIVVAWSVGFWHSTTLLLMVLHLPFCGPNQINHYMCDVNPLLKLVCKDIHIVNILAIVNSGIVLIVVFLVLVASYINILYHLRTHSSAGRRKALSTCSSHIMVVVLFFVPCIYTYTSPAGSENKDKEISVFYTVISPMLNPLIYSLRNVEMKNAMQKVWSHMEHSK